The Spirochaetales bacterium genome segment TCTCGTACCCGCCGGCTGCCGTTTTCATTGACGAGCGTCATGGTGATATCAGCGACGATATCGCCTGCCAGCAGTCTGCTGTTCGCCTCTTCCATGATTTGTTTTGCCTCGAGGCCGTCCGAACCGGTGTAGGGCGTGAGGCGGAACTGCGCCTGCGTCCCGTCCCCGGAGGCGGCTTCCTGTTCGCCCCCGGCGAACACGCATATCGGTGTCGACAATAAAATCAAAAAAATTACAATCAGTGGAACATGTTTCCGCATTGTATACCTCCTGAAATAGATTATTCCATGCCGGATAACGCATCCGGCGATTTTTTGTACAGAGACTTCCTGAAAAAGGATCTTTTTTCCACCACCGCCAGGATGGCCGGTATCAATGTCATCGACCCCATCGATGTGACGAACATGGTCAGGGCGATCATCGCCCCCAGGACACCGATACTCGCCAGACTCGAAAGGACGAGGACCAGGAATCCGAACCCGACCGAGCAGGCGTTGTAGATGATCGCCTTTCCCGTCGTCGAGTTGGTGTTTTTGATTGCGTCCAAAACAGAGGCGCCATTGTTGCGTTCCGTTTTGTAGTGGCTTATATAATGGATGGAGTAATCGATGCCGATCCCGATGGCGACGCTCGCGATCAGGACGGTCGCCAGATCGAGCGGTATATCGAGCAATCCCATTAGCCCGAAGTTCAGGCAGATGGTAATGATAATGGGTATTGTCGAAATGACTCCCAGTATTACCGATCTGAATATGACGGCGGTAATCAGGAATACCAGAACGAGTGAAATAACGATACTCAGAAGCTGGCTTTGAACGATCAGGTCGCTCAGGACCATTATCGTTGAAATACGCCCGGTGACATTGATTTCAAGGCCGTCCCGGTCGAAATTGTCGCGTATATAGGTTCTGATATGTTCTTCGAATTCCTCGAGTTTTTTCAGATTAACGCTTTTTACGAATATCGTTATGTTGGCCTTGCTGTAATCATAGTTGACGATATTTTCGAGCGTGCTTTCATTGCCGGTCAACGAATAAAGAAGCAGGTACTGTCCGATCAGTTTTTTGGAATCCGGAATCCTGTAAAATTTTTCATTATCCCCGTTCATCACGCGGTTCATTTCCTTGATCATGCCGGCTATCGATTGTGAACTTCCGACGATATCGAAACCGTCGACATACTTCTGAAAATCGTCTATTTCCCTGAGGACTTCCGGTTCCTTTATTTTATCCGCTTCATCGCTTTCGATAACGACCTGTAGCGTCATCGTACCGGAAAAATATCTGTTGAAGAATTCATTGTCCTGCATGATTTTGGTATTCCTGCCGAACATCTGAACCAAATCGCTCTCCACCCGCAGCTTGAATATGCCTATAATCGATATGATAATGACAAGCAGGGCCGCAAGCAGAACGATCGATTTTCCTCTAAATACGGCATCGCCCAGTCCGGATAATATTCTTTGCAGAGAGAAGGTTTTTTTGCCGCCGGTTGCGTTGTCCGGGGTCGATAATTTTCCGGGAATCGGGAGGAGATAGAGAAGTGCGGGAATGAAGGTGATGGAAAAGATGAGGGCGCACACGACCCCCACGGCGGTGAATATTCCGAATCCCCTTATGATCTCGATCCCGGAACTCAAAAACGAAAGAAAACCGGCCACGGTCGTCAGGCCCGCCATGATCACGGCCAGCCCCGTGTGTTTGATGGTTTCCGTTATCGCCTGTTTTTTGTCTTCCCCTTTTTTTACGTCATGGATAAACCTGTTGATGATATGGATGCCGTAGGCGGAACCGATCGCGATGAGAATCGTCGGAACGACCGTCGTCATGATCGACAACGGTATGTTGAGGACCGACATGATCCCGAGGGTCCATATAACACTTATGACAACGGTAAGAACCGGCAGCAGGACCCCCCTTATGTTCCTGAAACTCAAGAATAAAACCAGGAGGATGACGCAAATGACGATCGGGGAAAGAAAGAGAAGGTCCTTTATGATAATGGCTTTGACTTCCGTCAAAGTTGCTGCTTCACCCGCGATTCTGTATTGTTCGCCGTCTTCTTTGTGCCGGTCGATAATGGACTTGATCCGGCCGAGTATTTTTTCCCTGTTTTCGCCGTCTTCGATCTGAATCAGGATAACGGCGGCTTTTTCGTCTTTTGAAATAAAGGTGTCCTTGTAGAGGCGGTTTGTCGTAATCGTTTTTCTGTATTCCTCGATTTCTTCCGCAGTTTCGGGTATTGTTTCGAGGATCGGAAAAACTTCGATCCCTTCATCCGTCCCTTCGATAATATCCACATTGGTGGGACCCAAAACCTGCCCGATACCGTCGATGGTTTTGAACTCGTTCGTCAGCGTATCCAGTTTGCGGATGATTTTGCCGGTAAAAATATTGTCTGACACCAGTCCGATAATGAAGAACTCCTGTTTCGGGAATATCTCGTTGATCCTGTCGAAATATTTCACTTCCGGTATGTAGGACGGTATTGCCGCAGTAACATCCGCCTCGACATCCAGATCTTTAATCATGTAGCCCAGGACGGCGGTGATTATTGCAATCACGGCAATGATAAGCTGCGGTTTTTTCGTGATGGCCTTTGATAATATATTCATTATCATACAATCTCCTTATATCGGGAAACCGGATACGTGTTCGGATTTCATGATCATATTCGGGGGATTCGTACCCTCTCCGACCGTCCGACCACTCAGGTGTTTTGGTCGATTTTCACCCAAAAAAACATCATTGCTTTACGATCCCGTAAAAAAACATATCCAGCATATTGTTCACGTTTTTCTCCAGTTCCTGCTGATCCTCCTCCATGGCCCAGGCGTATTCCAGGCCTTTCAGCGCGATAATGATCGCGTGCGCCGTCACTTTTATATTCTTTACATTGAAGATCCCACGGTCGACGCCCTCCTTGAGGATGTTCTCGAATGTATCGATCTCTTCCTCCACATACCGGATTCGTATCGCTTCGATCAACCCCAGACACTCGAAATAATCGTTTTTCAAAGCCGCATAGAAATTCGATAATTGTGACAGCACCTTTAATCGGGTAAGAACATACGCCCGCAGCTTTTCTTTGGGCGATTCCTGGTTCCTTAGCGCCTCATCGACTTTTTTCTTTAAATATTCATATTCCTTTTTTATGACGCCTTTGAAAATTTCCTCTTTGCTTCCGAAATAATGATAAATCGAACTTTTTCCTTTATGAATGGCATTGGCTATTTCATCGATCGTCGTTTTTCTGAATCCGTATCGGGAGAATATTTTCCTTGCGGATTCGATTATTTGTTCCTTTATATCCATGTCTTTTCCCACTGTGTTCACTCCGAAAATAGAAAATTCGACCAGATTGTTCTATTAGTCAATGTAATACATTATGGCGTTATTATCAATACTTTTAAATAAAAACCGTCCGGTATAACGTATTTTACGGGTATTTATTGAAAAGACCGATTGGAATCGGTGCCGGTTCAGTTCCCTTATTTCTCGAAACGGTAGGCAAGCTTCATGGCCAGTCCGGGATTCCGGCGGATAAAGGTTTCGTAATCCTTTCTTTTTATCGCATACAGGGAGACCCCGTTTTTATATGAAAAGGTGTAATGAGAGGACGTTTTTTTGTCCGGTTTTGTGATTGCGCCGACGATATCCCCCCGTTTGAGGACGGCGACCGCGCCACCCCCCCTGCTGACTGAAACCTCGCCTTTTCTGATGATATAGATGTTATCGAAGGGGGTGTTTTCCCGTATCAGGATACCCGATTTCTCGCAGCGGACAGGATTGAGAACCGACTCGAGCCAGGTCTTCTGGTAGTTCGTAAGCCGCTGGAAGGTGGTGCTGGTCGAAAGAAGATCCCACGATTCACGGTCGCGGTTTTTGATCAGGTGTTTCAGTGTTTCCTCGAATTCGGTACCGGAGATAAAACTCAGGAAATGATCCTTTTCGATCGTATAGACCACGACATCGGTCTCCGCGATAATGTCCACGGCCCGCGTCTGCTCCGTCAGCAGGGCGACTTCGCCGAAGTATTCATAGATACCGTAAATCTTTTTTGCCCTGTATCCGTCATAGGCGACGGCGACATTCCCGGATGCGATAATGTAGAATTTGTCCCCCTTTGTCCCTTTTCTGATGATGTATTTTCCCTTTTTGAACTTCTCCTCTTTCACGAACATGATGAACTCCTGGACTTTATCGAGGGGAAAGGACTGGAAAAAATCGAGATGCCTGAGGATATTGAGTATCTGATAGGTTTTCTCGAATTTCGGGGTACTGGTATGCATGTGGATCGTATGTTCGATGCCGAATGCGGCAAGCGAAAGGCAAGTTTTTTCCGGGAAATCCTTTTTCGCAATATGATAGACGACGGTTTTCTCCTGGATACGGCGTGGAAGCGAGTTCAGGAAAGAGACGGGTGTATGGAGCGGGGGTATCCCGGATTCATGAAAAATATGCTTCGAATCCCAGGGAAAGTCCTGCAATTCCCGGTATCGGGATTCCGTGATAATCCCTTCATCGATGAGTTTTTTATGTATGGCGGGGTCGTTCTGATGATCGGACGAATAGACGAAGCTCTGGCCCTGGAAATTGATGGTGAACCCCATTGCAGGGATGGAATGCAGGGTATAGAACATCCGGAACTCGCCGCCGTGGATAAATACCGGTTCCCCGATATAGACCGGATGGAAGGTAAACAGTTTTTTCAGATATTCCTCCGATTCGTCGGAGAGTGCGGCATATTTTCGGAGAAAACTTTTCATGATCGTGGTCGTCGTATAAATCGTTATCCGTCCCTCTTCGAGTATTTTCTGGAATGTTCCCGCGTCGTGGTCCGCGTGGCAGTGGGTGAGGATGATGCCGTCGATAAGTTTTGGATTGACATTCGAATCCTCGAGCCATTCGGTGGAGTTGACCGGCGGATCGACCATGATCCCGGTGTGATTCAGCCATATGATAAATCCAGATGTATTCTCCGTCGGATCGAAACCGTGGCTCGGTCCAAGACAGGTGATGCCGAACAGTGGCGGGGAGTATGGCTCCGGAAGGCGCTGCCCGATATTGAACCGTGGCGTGTATTCGAAATTACGCGGAACGAAGGCGATTTTCATTTTCCCGTCATAGACTGCGAAATCATTGTTTTTATCGATTTTAACGGTCAGATTGCCGATGGTATGCCTGTTGTCCATGAAATACTCGAGTGAGAGGAGGTCGTTGAACGAAAAGTTCCTGTAATACTCCATCTCCGCCCTCAAATCGGGGATGCGTGGTTCCTTTGCGGCGGGATGAAAATCCGGAGAGAGATCGAGATCTTTCGGACCGAATATCGCCTCCTGCAGCACCTTCAACAGCCGTTTCCCCTGGGACTTCCTGCAGACGATGCGGGTTTTTTTCTTTTTGAGAAAGAAGTTGTAGTAAATTGGGAACTCGAGTTCGGCAAGGCTGATCCCTTTGTCCCAGTTGAAAAGCGAATACGGCAGCACAAAAATCTGCGGGACGGATTCGGGCAGCGCCATCGTGTCTTTTATTGTTTCAGGCGGTGCGCCGAACTGAATATAGCCGGCCGGTGAATCGAGGAGGTACCCGCCCCGCGGGAGGGAAGTGACTGTCCCCCTCAATCGCGCGAGTGATTTCATGACGGATTTCTTTGTTTTTTTCATCTTGCCCTTTTAACGGTGAAAAAGAACTCCATTTCATTCACAGGCAAATACACCGATAGAAAACCCCCCGGTCAGGTTAATGTATTCAAGATATCCTGAATGGACGTGCTGTGGTTTTTACGCCCGATTTCATAAAAATCTCTCCCGAAAATATCATTGACAACGATAACGGGGAAATCGACGATTTTGAGTTTGTGTATCGCTTCGGCGCCGAGGTCCTCGTACAGCACGATTTCGGATGATTTAATATATTTGCTGAGAAAGGCTGCGACGCCCCCGGTCGCGGCAAAATAGATATTCTTATACCGTTTGCAGGCGTCCCGGAACTCATGCGACCGTTCACCTTTTCCGATCATTCCCTTGATGCCGGAATGTTCCATCAATGTGATGGCGTACTTGTCCATACGAGCCGCCGTGGTAGGTCCCGCCGAACCGATTATTTTACCGGGCCGTGCGGGGGTGGGTCCGACGTAGAAGATGATCGCACCGTTCAGGTCCAGTTTTTTCGGGAGGGGCCGTCCGTTATCGATCAGTTCCACCAGCCTTCGGTGGGCTTCATCACGCGCCGTGTACACATACCCATTGAGAAGGATTCTGTCGCCGGCATGAAGGGTTTCGATGTCATTGTCGGTGAGTGGGGCATAAAGCCGTATCGTCGTCCAGACCATATTAAATCGTCGCCTCCTTGTGCCGATGGCTGTGACACTCCATATTGACCGCAACCGGAAGCGATGCGATATGACACGGGGATTCGAGAATATGAACGGCGAACGCCGTTGTCTTTCCGCCCATGCCGAGCGGGCCGATACCCAGCGCATTGATTCCCGAAAGAAGTTCCTTCTCGAGTGTGTCGAGTTTCGGATCGTCGTTCGGCGTCCCGACAGGCCGTAAGAGCGCCTTTTTTGCCAGGAATGCCGCGTAGTCGAAACTCCCGCCGAGTCCCACGCCGACAATGGTGGGGGGACACGGGTTCGCGCCCCCTTTGTATACCGTCTCGAGGACAAATCGCTTGACGCCATTGATGCCGTCCGAGGGATTCAGCATGGCAAGCGCACTCATGTTTTCACATCCGCCGCCCTTCGGGAGGACCGTGATCGATACCGTGTCGCCGGGGACGATATCGAAATATATGATGGCCGGCGTATTATCCCCGGTGTTTTTCCTGTCGATCGGGCTTTTCACGATCGATTTCCGCAGGTATGCGGAGGTATAAGCCGAACGAACCCCCTCATTGATCGCCAGCCTGAGATCGCCGCCCGTGAAGAAAACATCCTGACCGATATCCATGAATACCAGGGCGACGCCGCAATCCTGGCAAAGGGGAAGTTCCTCCTGATGAGCGATATCGGCGTTCTTGAGAATCTGGCCGAGAATTTCCTTGGCGGTCAAAGACGATTCGGTCTCCCGTGCCTGTTTCACCGCCTCCAGAACGTCGTTCGGAAGGTCGAAATTCGCGGCAATAAAGAGGTTTTCGATTGTTTGTTTTATATCGTTGACGTCAATCTTTCGCATTGAAAATCTGCTCTTGTATTTCCTTTTCGACCCCGCTTCCGGGTCTTAAGCAGGAAAGTCAGTGCGAAAAGGATAAATGAAACGGTCCTTTTTGTCAAGCGAGGTGGAGTGTAAAGTCACGGTAACTTCCGTTTCATTATTTCAGTTTCCGATCACAGGTAATGCATTTTTATAAGGTGTGATGTGTTCGCGGCAGAATTCTATTTTTTTACGATTGCGAGAGCGATTTTATAGGCATTCTCCGCCTGAATGAACTCTTCTTTATCGACATCGGGATTGATGTCGGGGTGAAGTTTTTTCGCGAGCCGTCTGAAAGCCAGCTTGACCTGGTTCCTGTTCACCCCTTCGGATATATTGAGGATCGTAAACGCCCGTTCCTGTGTCATAATCTGTTGAACCTGTTTCATCTCGTGTTCCGGATCGAGGCCGAAGTCGAAATCCAGATTTTCATTGAAATATGCTCTGTATAATGCTTCACAATCGATCTGTATCGAAAGGAGTTCCGCATAGAGGCTTTTCAGGCTTTCGATGATCCTGTTCGAGTGATCCTTGAGCCAGTCGAGCTTGTTCAGTACATAGCGTATGATACTTCGCGAGGCGCGTGTGTGTTCGGAGATAATGGAATAGTTCCTGAAAAAATAGTCGACGACAAACGTGACCTTCCTGTTGACACTCTGAGCCTTTATCAATTCTTTTATTCTCAAAAAAAAGGTGGCGATTCTGTCACCGAGTTTCTGAATCGTGTCGAGGATATCCCTGAGCACCGGATCGCGGGTGATAATCAGCGCAAGCTCTATATCCTTGCCCAGGGATTCGAAAAGGCTTGCCATTTCCCCCGTCCGCCGGGCAAGTATTGACTTTTTATTTTCTTCAACCATTTATTTTAAAGTATACAACATAATCCGATTGTTGAATAGTGCAAATGGTATGTTTTTGATCTGAGGAATCGTTGTATTTCTATTAAAATAATTTTAATAAGCCGTCAACCTGTGTCGCGACGTTTTATTCGACCTTTGTAATCCTCCCCTCCCGGTCAAACTCGAGTTTTGCCCCGGCCTTGAGTGCTTTTTTCTCTCCCGCTACGATGAGGGCGGCGTCGCTGCCGAGGTATACGAAATGGGGGGCATCGGTATTGTAATGAAACGAGAGGTATTTTTTAGCCATAACGGGTATCCTCTGTGTTCCCACCCTGAGTGTGACTGGCTCTGCGATCATGATCATGAAGATATTACCGTCCTCCGTGAAGTTTATCGATGGGACCGACCCCGAAGAAGCGAGGGCCGTCACCTCATATTTTCCGATGTTCACTTTTTTGTTTTCTTTCAGGATACCTCCCGATACCTTCCCGTTGATAAACGAAAGCCTCGTGCCTTTCGAAAAGGTATAACGGGTGTCTTTGATGATGAATGTGTGGTCGCTCTGCAATGTCAGCTGTACTATTTCGCCTTTGAAGTTGAACACGATATCGGGCAGATACTGATTGCCCGCGGCGGCGGCGTCAATCCGGTAGGAACCGATCGTCAATTCACTGTCGTCGAAAAGATAGCCGCCGTACAGGTAGATGTCGCCGGTATAATTCCTCATGAAAGAGATCGGTGTTCCGGCTTTTAGCATAACGGCCGATTTTTCCGTATTGACGGTAATGTTGTCCGCGAGGGTCGCCTCGATAATATAGTTGTATTCGGTGTTGAACCTGACCGCTTCCCCTTCCTTTAAGGGGATAATAATTCCGCCGATATCAACCGAGGTCTCCTCCGCGAGAACTCCTGTTTTCATGGTATCCGAGTATTTCGATTGCTCGATATCGGCAATCCTGATAATTTTTCCATTGAGAAAAACTTCTTCTCCCCTGTTTTTCTCAATGGGGGTTTCCGCCGCACGTGCCGCATCGACGCCGGCTTCCGATGACGTACCGCCCGTGCTCGCGCATGAAGAGGCAAAGATTGTCAATAACAGCAGGACGATGATTTCCGGTAAAAGGATTCTTTTTTTCATCGCAGGCCTCCGTCTTTTTTGTTTCCTTACCATGCTATTACTATGAACGAAATTCGGAATAATTTCAAACGGAAATACACCCGGGGGTATTGTTATTTTCCCTTTGTACCGGCGGGAAATACGGTAATTTCGCACACACTCCTCGATGCGGGCGGGCGAACGGCCAGAAGCGACGCCGAAGGATCGAATTCCCATGTTCCGCAGGAGAGGGTAACAGTGATTCCGGACGGATAATGGACGGAGGGTATGAATATTTCCGTGGCCCCCCCGCAGGAAGAATCGTGATCGAACGTCAGTCTGAATCGTCCCGTTTTCCGGTTGAATGACATGGCGAGCGGTCTGCCTGAAATTTTTTTCGCGTACGGCCTCACGAAACCGAAAAGGGCTTTTGCCCCCGAATCGATGGACGCCGGATCGTCCTGAAGGTCTCTGCTGAATACGGAAAAATCCTCCCCGTTCCACCCGTCGCCGTATACCGCGGTGTTGTCCGCCGAGTAATTCCAAAGCGTGCAATGCAGAAGATTCTTGTCCATTGCATAAAAATAAAGATCGAACGCCCGCTCATATGCTGAAAAATCCCGGGTACGGTACGCTTTTTTCTTCTCACCGTCAAAGGGTATTCCGAACTCGCCGATCAATGTGGGAATACGGCCCATCCTGTCAAAGGAGGTTTTCCCCAGCAGACGAAGCTGCCGCACGACGGCCCGCTTTACCCTTTCCGCGCCGAGAATGACTCTTTCCTTTATCGTATCGACGGTGATGAACGTCCTGAACTTTTTTGACATAATCGTCAATGCATCGTACCAGTGGTGCGCGTTCACGACGTTTTTTCCGTCTTTTTCCGACCATGAAAAATAGTCGTTTCCTACCGGTCCCTCGATAAAAAAGAGTGTTTTCGGTTTTACTGTGGCTATTTCCCGGATAAAACGCCTCAAAAAAGGCTTAAGATAATCTTCGGCAAAGTCAACGCTCCTGTTTTGCCTGAAGGAAAAATAGAAGGGCTTGAGTAGTTCCGGCTGTTTCGAACGGCGCCCTTTATCCGTCCAGACGCCGTGCCGTTTCCAGATGCATTCGTATCCCTCTTTCCAGAGAGAGATACCGTTCGGGTTAATGATCGCCGAGCCGGTTCTGACGGGGAAGATGGTACCGGATGAGTACCGCGGAACCTTTTGCGGATACCCCGAAGCCGCCAGCATGGATTGGAAGGGGGTGGGTGTATCCCTTATGCGGAGGGGATTCAGCCCGTGCCGGCCGAGATGGCGGTAACCGATATACCCCGCAAGGGGTTCGTTCAGGGTATCGTACCCCGTGACATTCGGAAGACGGCAAAGCCGTCCGGCGACCCGTTTGACTGCACCGATGAAGTGGTGCTGCAGGAATTCCTGAACCGGTACCCCGTCGAGGAGTGTGTGGGGGGCGAAATCGGTCCCGCCGAAAAAAAGGGTGAACATTGTGGCGGCTCCGAGTTTATACCGGTTTGTCGTCCATATCATCGACGGGGGCCTGCCGTTATAAAAGGAATGGACGAACGCGGAACCGGTTTCATGGAACTTCAATATATCCATGCCGAGAAGCTCCATCGTCCACGCGGGCGCCCCGTCGCCCCCCGTCCACCTGCTCCACATGTCATTGTGGGGATCGATAAAGAGATCGATGCCGTACCGCGCCGCCGCTTCGCACACCTGTTCGAGGTAGTCCAGGTAATCTTCATCGTATACTCCCGGGCCCGCGTGTTCGACGGCCTCCCACGTTATGAGAAAACGGATAAAGGTGAGACCCCACGAGGCAAGCCGCGAATAATGCTCGTCCGCCTCGTCGAGGGGAAAAGGCCGGCCGATAAAGGAAACCGTTTCGGGGTGGAGGAGTGATTCCTTTTTATGACTGGAACCATCCGGCCGGGCCGGAATCTTGCTGTTGCCGCCGAGGTTGACGCCGCGCAGAATGAGTGTTCTTCCTTCATCGTCCTTGATCCATATCCCGTCTGTTTTCAACCGGGTTTATCGTCTCCCTTCGCAACGGCCGCCACCGGATAACGGGACGGCCCTATAATATGTTGATCACTTTACAGAGAAAGTATATATAAAACAGAACGAACATCATACCCTCCCACCTGCTGACCTGTTTATCCTGAGTCGTGACGAGGAAGAGAAGCGAGGCGATCACCATCGCGGGGATACCGGTGGTAATGATCGATGGTGTGACGATGAGTCCTTCCTGAGCCCCGGGCGCGGCGATCGAAACAATACCGGTTATACCGGGCACGGCGAATGAATTGAATATGTTCGAGCCCAGGATATTCCCCACGACCATCTCCGCATTGTTTTTCCCGACCGCGCTGACGGTTACCCCCAATTCCGGTAATGATGTTCCCAAAGCGACGGCACTGACCGCGACGATATCGTTTCCGACACCGAAGAAAGAGGCGATATTGACGACCGAATCGACGGTGAGTTTCGCGCCGATAAAGATAATGAAGGCGCTTGCGAGAATGACGAGAAACGGGCGGATGGAGAAGGGGGGTTTTACCTCTTTTTCTTCCTCCGCCTGCGGTTTGCGGCCGGATTCAATCATATAGAACATGAAGATGAAAAGTCCGCCTGAAAGAAGCACCGCATCGAAAAAGGAAATGCGCGCGTCCCACATGACAAACGAGACCAGTAACGCCGATCCCACGAACAGGGGGAGATCGACGTTGATAAGATCGTATTTGATAACGAGTTTTTTCCCGACGATTGCGCCGATTCCGAGGATCAAAAAGATATTCGCGACATTCGAGCCGATGACGTTTCCCGCCACGATTTCCGACGAGCCTTCCAGGACCGCGACCACGGACGATATGAGTTCGGGGAGGGAGGTTCCGATGCCGACGATGACGACACCCACGATAAACTGGGGAATTCCCGCCATGAGTCCTATTTTTTCGGCTGCACCGGTGAACCGGTCGGAGCCCTTGATGAGGACGAAAAGACTCACCGGAAAGATGACGAACCAGAGATGAGGGGGAATTTCCAGACCCATGAGTGTTTCCATTTTTTTTCTCCGAAGGCAGTCTCCCGGCACGAATCGGCCTGCATGCGACGGGTAATCCCGACATACATCGGGTAATTTCCCGCTTCCTTTATGTTATAATCATATCGTCCCCGCTTGTCCAGCTTTTTATCCGGAGTCTTTCACGGAGGAAAACGGTCATGCTTTTATATTAATTATAAAAAGTATAATAATTGCCATCGGAACGATGGATATGGATAATCGTTGTTAACCGGTAAAAGATAAAGAAACGCCGGACATTATATTGTCGGGTTCTCGTGGTAAATCACGCCGACCCATATAATTCCGTTAACGTTTGCTTATACGTGTTTTTACGCATACGTATAAACAATCGGGCTTCAGGGATACGGCCTTTGCAAACACACAGCACAACCCCTGCCATCTCCCATAGATGTTTGCCGTCAGCTTACTTCGCAGGAGCCGTCCTTGAGCTGCTGCTGATCCTGAGTTTGAGTCATTATCCGGTCTTGTGTTTGTGCCGATGT includes the following:
- a CDS encoding cyclic nucleotide-binding domain-containing protein, translating into MKKTKKSVMKSLARLRGTVTSLPRGGYLLDSPAGYIQFGAPPETIKDTMALPESVPQIFVLPYSLFNWDKGISLAELEFPIYYNFFLKKKKTRIVCRKSQGKRLLKVLQEAIFGPKDLDLSPDFHPAAKEPRIPDLRAEMEYYRNFSFNDLLSLEYFMDNRHTIGNLTVKIDKNNDFAVYDGKMKIAFVPRNFEYTPRFNIGQRLPEPYSPPLFGITCLGPSHGFDPTENTSGFIIWLNHTGIMVDPPVNSTEWLEDSNVNPKLIDGIILTHCHADHDAGTFQKILEEGRITIYTTTTIMKSFLRKYAALSDESEEYLKKLFTFHPVYIGEPVFIHGGEFRMFYTLHSIPAMGFTINFQGQSFVYSSDHQNDPAIHKKLIDEGIITESRYRELQDFPWDSKHIFHESGIPPLHTPVSFLNSLPRRIQEKTVVYHIAKKDFPEKTCLSLAAFGIEHTIHMHTSTPKFEKTYQILNILRHLDFFQSFPLDKVQEFIMFVKEEKFKKGKYIIRKGTKGDKFYIIASGNVAVAYDGYRAKKIYGIYEYFGEVALLTEQTRAVDIIAETDVVVYTIEKDHFLSFISGTEFEETLKHLIKNRDRESWDLLSTSTTFQRLTNYQKTWLESVLNPVRCEKSGILIRENTPFDNIYIIRKGEVSVSRGGGAVAVLKRGDIVGAITKPDKKTSSHYTFSYKNGVSLYAIKRKDYETFIRRNPGLAMKLAYRFEK
- a CDS encoding RND family transporter — its product is MNILSKAITKKPQLIIAVIAIITAVLGYMIKDLDVEADVTAAIPSYIPEVKYFDRINEIFPKQEFFIIGLVSDNIFTGKIIRKLDTLTNEFKTIDGIGQVLGPTNVDIIEGTDEGIEVFPILETIPETAEEIEEYRKTITTNRLYKDTFISKDEKAAVILIQIEDGENREKILGRIKSIIDRHKEDGEQYRIAGEAATLTEVKAIIIKDLLFLSPIVICVILLVLFLSFRNIRGVLLPVLTVVISVIWTLGIMSVLNIPLSIMTTVVPTILIAIGSAYGIHIINRFIHDVKKGEDKKQAITETIKHTGLAVIMAGLTTVAGFLSFLSSGIEIIRGFGIFTAVGVVCALIFSITFIPALLYLLPIPGKLSTPDNATGGKKTFSLQRILSGLGDAVFRGKSIVLLAALLVIIISIIGIFKLRVESDLVQMFGRNTKIMQDNEFFNRYFSGTMTLQVVIESDEADKIKEPEVLREIDDFQKYVDGFDIVGSSQSIAGMIKEMNRVMNGDNEKFYRIPDSKKLIGQYLLLYSLTGNESTLENIVNYDYSKANITIFVKSVNLKKLEEFEEHIRTYIRDNFDRDGLEINVTGRISTIMVLSDLIVQSQLLSIVISLVLVFLITAVIFRSVILGVISTIPIIITICLNFGLMGLLDIPLDLATVLIASVAIGIGIDYSIHYISHYKTERNNGASVLDAIKNTNSTTGKAIIYNACSVGFGFLVLVLSSLASIGVLGAMIALTMFVTSMGSMTLIPAILAVVEKRSFFRKSLYKKSPDALSGME
- a CDS encoding fumarate hydratase, which produces MRKIDVNDIKQTIENLFIAANFDLPNDVLEAVKQARETESSLTAKEILGQILKNADIAHQEELPLCQDCGVALVFMDIGQDVFFTGGDLRLAINEGVRSAYTSAYLRKSIVKSPIDRKNTGDNTPAIIYFDIVPGDTVSITVLPKGGGCENMSALAMLNPSDGINGVKRFVLETVYKGGANPCPPTIVGVGLGGSFDYAAFLAKKALLRPVGTPNDDPKLDTLEKELLSGINALGIGPLGMGGKTTAFAVHILESPCHIASLPVAVNMECHSHRHKEATI
- a CDS encoding J domain-containing protein; this encodes MASLFESLGKDIELALIITRDPVLRDILDTIQKLGDRIATFFLRIKELIKAQSVNRKVTFVVDYFFRNYSIISEHTRASRSIIRYVLNKLDWLKDHSNRIIESLKSLYAELLSIQIDCEALYRAYFNENLDFDFGLDPEHEMKQVQQIMTQERAFTILNISEGVNRNQVKLAFRRLAKKLHPDINPDVDKEEFIQAENAYKIALAIVKK
- a CDS encoding cellulase family glycosylhydrolase yields the protein MKTDGIWIKDDEGRTLILRGVNLGGNSKIPARPDGSSHKKESLLHPETVSFIGRPFPLDEADEHYSRLASWGLTFIRFLITWEAVEHAGPGVYDEDYLDYLEQVCEAAARYGIDLFIDPHNDMWSRWTGGDGAPAWTMELLGMDILKFHETGSAFVHSFYNGRPPSMIWTTNRYKLGAATMFTLFFGGTDFAPHTLLDGVPVQEFLQHHFIGAVKRVAGRLCRLPNVTGYDTLNEPLAGYIGYRHLGRHGLNPLRIRDTPTPFQSMLAASGYPQKVPRYSSGTIFPVRTGSAIINPNGISLWKEGYECIWKRHGVWTDKGRRSKQPELLKPFYFSFRQNRSVDFAEDYLKPFLRRFIREIATVKPKTLFFIEGPVGNDYFSWSEKDGKNVVNAHHWYDALTIMSKKFRTFITVDTIKERVILGAERVKRAVVRQLRLLGKTSFDRMGRIPTLIGEFGIPFDGEKKKAYRTRDFSAYERAFDLYFYAMDKNLLHCTLWNYSADNTAVYGDGWNGEDFSVFSRDLQDDPASIDSGAKALFGFVRPYAKKISGRPLAMSFNRKTGRFRLTFDHDSSCGGATEIFIPSVHYPSGITVTLSCGTWEFDPSASLLAVRPPASRSVCEITVFPAGTKGK
- a CDS encoding TetR/AcrR family transcriptional regulator — protein: MGKDMDIKEQIIESARKIFSRYGFRKTTIDEIANAIHKGKSSIYHYFGSKEEIFKGVIKKEYEYLKKKVDEALRNQESPKEKLRAYVLTRLKVLSQLSNFYAALKNDYFECLGLIEAIRIRYVEEEIDTFENILKEGVDRGIFNVKNIKVTAHAIIIALKGLEYAWAMEEDQQELEKNVNNMLDMFFYGIVKQ
- a CDS encoding Fe-S-containing hydro-lyase — its product is MVWTTIRLYAPLTDNDIETLHAGDRILLNGYVYTARDEAHRRLVELIDNGRPLPKKLDLNGAIIFYVGPTPARPGKIIGSAGPTTAARMDKYAITLMEHSGIKGMIGKGERSHEFRDACKRYKNIYFAATGGVAAFLSKYIKSSEIVLYEDLGAEAIHKLKIVDFPVIVVNDIFGRDFYEIGRKNHSTSIQDILNTLT